The following is a genomic window from Candidatus Omnitrophota bacterium.
GTCCGCGCACCTGCATTTGGAATTGCGCGATCCCAAGGGCGTTGCCGTAGACCCGATGCGGTACTTAGAGTAGGAGGCGGTTATGGCAGAGATAAAATCAGTTAACATAGAGAAACCGGACGATGTGAACATCATCATAGGCCAGGCGCATTTTATCAAGACCGTTGAAGATATATATGAAACGCTGGTCAACGCGGTGCCCGGCATAAAATTCGGGCTTGCCTTCTGCGAGTCCTCAGGTAAGTGCCTGGTCAGGATAGAAGGCAATGACGAGGGCCTGAAACAGATCGCCGGTAAGAACGCATTGGCTCTCGGCTGCGGGCACTCTTTCATAATCGCTTTAAGGCAGGCATACCCGATCAATGTGCTTCCCGCTGTCAAGAATATCCCGGAGGTCTGCTCTATTTATTGCGCTACCGCCAACTCCGTGGAGGTGATCGTGGCCCAGGGCAGCGAAGGCAGGGGCATAATGGCGGTAATTGACGGCTTATCGCCCAAAGGCGTGGAAGGCCCGGAAGACGTCAATTGGAGAAAAGACCTGTTGCGCAAATTAGGGTATAAAAGATAATGGCTAAGGGAAGGGCGAAGATCATCAAGCGGCGCTCAGGCATTTGGGCGTTAAAGGCGGTATCCGGCATAGTGAACATCCTGCCGTTGCGGGCGGTATATTATTTCGCCGACATATTTTCCCGCCTGGCGCTGCTGTTCGCGGTAAAACAGAAAAGGATCGCCCTGGAGGGCCTCGCTATCGCCTTCGGCAGAGACAGGTCAAAACAGGAGAGGAAGGAGATCGTGCGGGATTGCTTCGCGTTTATGGCAAAGGCCAGCCTTGAGATAATCTATTTTATAGGCAGGTTTGAGGCCTTAAAGGAGAAGGTATCATTTGAGGGGCGGGAGAATCTGGATCAGGCGTTGGCCGCCGGAAACGGGGTTATCCTGGCCAGCGCGCATTTCGGTAATTTTCCCCTGATGTTAGCGCGGCTGGCCCTTGAAGGATACGCGACCAATGCTATAATAAAGCCGATGCGCGACGCGGGCGCGGAGGAATATTTCAACGCTTACCGCGGCAGGTGCGGCGTGAAAACCATATACAGCGTTCCCAGGAAGGAATGCGTGGAT
Proteins encoded in this region:
- a CDS encoding lysophospholipid acyltransferase family protein — protein: MAKGRAKIIKRRSGIWALKAVSGIVNILPLRAVYYFADIFSRLALLFAVKQKRIALEGLAIAFGRDRSKQERKEIVRDCFAFMAKASLEIIYFIGRFEALKEKVSFEGRENLDQALAAGNGVILASAHFGNFPLMLARLALEGYATNAIIKPMRDAGAEEYFNAYRGRCGVKTIYSVPRKECVDTALRALRNNEIVFIPLDQNFGTGGVFVDFFGRKAATATGPVIMAMRTNAAILPAFMVRQPDDTHKIIFEPPMELETGSDSDQTILVNVQKITNIIERYIRRYPAEWGWVHRRWKSTPN
- a CDS encoding adenosine-specific kinase, which encodes MAEIKSVNIEKPDDVNIIIGQAHFIKTVEDIYETLVNAVPGIKFGLAFCESSGKCLVRIEGNDEGLKQIAGKNALALGCGHSFIIALRQAYPINVLPAVKNIPEVCSIYCATANSVEVIVAQGSEGRGIMAVIDGLSPKGVEGPEDVNWRKDLLRKLGYKR